CTTGAGATCGGCGGCGGTGACGAAGTCGTCGGTGCCCTTGCGGGAGACCTGGAGGTTCTCGACCTCGTTGAAGTCGCGGATCAGCGCGCGCGACGCCTTGTCGGCGGCCGCGGCCATCACGGTGATGAGGGGGGAACGGCGCGACAAGACGGAATCAGTCTTTGGCGCGCTCGCGGTAGGTCGAGTCCTCGGTGCTGACGACGATCCGGGTGCCGGTCTCGATATGGGGGGGGACCATGACACGAAGGCCGTTGTCGAGGATCGCGGGCTTGTATGACGAGGCCGCCGTCTGACCCTTCACCACCGCTTCGGTCTCCTCGACCGTCTGCACGACGGTTTCCGGCAGGGCGACACCCAGGGGCTCGTCTTCCCAGGACTGCACGGTGACCATCATGCCGTCCTGCAGGAACGGCGCCTTGTCGCCGATCATGTCGCGGCTGATCATGATCTGCTCGTAAGTCTCGGTGTCCATGAAGGTGAAATTGTCGTCGTCGGC
The sequence above is a segment of the Rhodospirillales bacterium genome. Coding sequences within it:
- the efp gene encoding elongation factor P, which gives rise to MKIDGNAIRPGMVIEHKDRLLVATRIQHTQPGKGGAYLQVELKDIRDGTKLNERFRSSETVERVRLYDREYQFLFADDDNFTFMDTETYEQIMISRDMIGDKAPFLQDGMMVTVQSWEDEPLGVALPETVVQTVEETEAVVKGQTAASSYKPAILDNGLRVMVPPHIETGTRIVVSTEDSTYRERAKD